A single genomic interval of Planctomycetia bacterium harbors:
- a CDS encoding site-specific integrase has translation MALRQFGMRSSETLSLRWADVDWANSRVRVRSPKTEHIEGKESRMIPLFPELRPFLQEAWEQAAPKAEFVVMSYRSIKQNLGTQFKRIIERAGLEPWPKLFQNLRSTRETELMESFPAHVVCAWIGNSEAVARKHYLQVTDDHFAKASGQAVKPVQNTVQQSAETTRIEPQPAKSAHEKTPGFPGFSASCDLVHECIVPLRGFEPRLTD, from the coding sequence ATCGCGCTACGGCAATTTGGGATGCGCTCTAGTGAAACTCTGAGCCTGCGATGGGCCGATGTCGATTGGGCGAATAGCCGCGTGCGCGTGCGGAGTCCGAAGACGGAACATATCGAAGGCAAAGAGTCGCGGATGATTCCGCTCTTCCCCGAGCTCCGGCCATTTCTTCAAGAGGCCTGGGAGCAAGCGGCACCGAAGGCCGAGTTCGTCGTGATGAGCTATCGCTCGATCAAGCAGAACCTCGGCACGCAGTTCAAACGGATCATCGAACGTGCCGGTCTCGAACCGTGGCCGAAGCTCTTTCAAAATCTCCGCAGCACGCGCGAGACCGAGCTCATGGAGTCCTTTCCCGCGCATGTCGTCTGTGCGTGGATCGGGAATAGCGAAGCCGTTGCTCGAAAGCACTACCTACAAGTCACCGACGATCACTTTGCTAAAGCCTCGGGGCAGGCCGTGAAGCCGGTGCAAAACACGGTGCAGCAAAGCGCCGAAACGACCCGAATCGAGCCGCAACCTGCTAAGTCAGCGCATGAAAAAACCCCGGGATTTCCGGGGTTTTCTGCATCTTGCGACTTAGTGCACGAATGTATAGTACCCCTACGGGGATTCGAACCCCGGTTAACGGATTGA